From Medicago truncatula cultivar Jemalong A17 chromosome 7, MtrunA17r5.0-ANR, whole genome shotgun sequence, a single genomic window includes:
- the LOC120576841 gene encoding uncharacterized protein: MDAMLHNNTEICVELTVRGTMAQGTTTSYATVFNSTSTSLNEVGKLLSQFFELLFAIIGFATTNTSIEKSPLLMALVFMVALYYLVLVLVTMLQLHIKNFLPFMMVIVLLGSVVSVLALMMISPTIAWIFLGLWILLFALMCYENKKELYQMIPQRIKNVFEGETQSGNSKLPV, encoded by the exons ATGGATGCCATGCTTCATAACAATACTGAAATTTGTGTTGAGCTCACAGTAAGAGGAACAATGGCACAAGGAACCACAACATCATATGCAACCGTGTTCAATTCAACTTCAACAAG CTTGAATGAAGTTGGAAAACTATTAAGCCAATTTTTTGAGCTATTGTTCGCAATAATTGGGTTTGCAACAACGAATACAAGTATCGAAAAATCACCACTTCTGATGGCTTTGGTTTTCATGGTTGCTCTTTACTACTTGGTTTTGGTGCTTGTGACAATGCTACAGCTTCACATCAAGAACTTCCTTCCATTCATGATGGTTATTGTTTTACTTGGAAGTGTTGTTTCAGTTCTAGCTTTGATGATGATTTCTCCTACAATTGCTTGGATTTTTTTGGGCTTGTGGATCTTACTCTTTGCTTTGATGTGCTATGAGAATAAAAAAGAACTCTATCAAATGATTCCACAAAGGATCAAGAATGTTTTTGAGGGTGAGACTCAAAGTGGCAATTCAAAGTTACCAGTCTAG